The following are encoded together in the Takifugu flavidus isolate HTHZ2018 chromosome 22, ASM371156v2, whole genome shotgun sequence genome:
- the dcn gene encoding decorin isoform X1: MPLPACSTMKSACLSLLLVTACWALPFRQSGFLDFMMEDDAGSGVPEVSPEPVNPPVFAMPAMPKCPFRCQCHLRVVQCSDLGLKEVPEDIPDDTILLDLQNNKIAEIKENDFKNLKGLQTLILVNNKISAIHNKALSPLTKLQRLYLSRNALKDMPPNMPKSLQELRIHDNAITKIKKATFQGMSNIIVMELGSNPLNSAGIDEGAFADLKRVSYIRIADTNITEIPKGLPSSLSELHLDANKITKVTAASVQGLKNLAKLGLSDNDISSVENGTMANVPHLRELHLDNNALTSVPSGLADHKYIQVVYLHVNKIAAVGTGDFCPPSINSKKAMYSGISLFSNPVPYWEVQPTTFRCVFQRSAIQLGNYRKK, encoded by the exons GCTCCCTGCTTGCAGCACCATGAAGTcggcctgtctctctctgcttctggtCACCGCCTGCTGGGCCCTGCCCTTCCGCCAGTCCGGCTTCTTAGACTTCATGATGGAGGACGATGCTGGATCCGGTGTACCTGAGGTGTCCCCTGAACCAGTGAACCCCCCAGTGTTTGCAATGCCTGCAATGCCCAAGTGCCCCTTCAGATGCCAGTGCCACCTGAGAGTGGTCCAATGCTCAGACCTCG GTTTGAAGGAAGTTCCTGAGGATATCCCCGATGATACTAtcctgctggacctgcagaACAACAAGATAGCTGAAATCAAGGAGAATGATTTCAAGAACCTTAAGGGACTCCAA ACTCTGATCCTGGTGAACAACAAGATCAGCGCCATCCACAACAAGGCCCTCAGCCCCCTGACCAAGCTGCAGCGTCTCTACCTGTCCAGGAATGCACTCAAGGACATGCCCCCCAACATGCCCAAGAGCCTGCAGGAGCTGCGCATCCATGACAATGCCATCACCAAGATCAAAAAGGCCACTTTCCAGGGCATGTCCAACATCATCGTCATGG agcTTGGCTCCAACCCTCTGAACAGTGCAGGAATCGACGAAGGCGCTTTTGCCGACCTGAAGAGGGTCTCTTACATCCGAATTGCAGATACCAACATTACAGAGATACCCAAAG GTCTGCCTAGCTCTCTCTCTGAGCTCCATCTGGATGCAAACAAAATCACCAAGGTGACGGCTGCCAGTGTCCAGGGTCTGAAGAACCTGGCCAA ACTTGGCCTGAGCGACAATGACATCAGCTCTGTGGAAAATGGCACAATGGCTAATGTTCCCCACCTGCGGGAGCTGCACCTCGACAACAACGCTCTGACTAGCGTTCCTTCTGGCCTGGCTGACCACAAGTATATCCAG GTGGTCTACCTCCACGTCAACAAGATTGCCGCCGTAGGCACCGGAGACTTCTGTCCTCCCAGCATCAACAGCAAGAAGGCCATGTACTCTGGCATCAGCCTGTTCAGCAACCCCGTGCCTTATTGGGAAGTCCAGCCAACCACCTTCCGCTGCGTCTTCCAGCGTTCTGCCATCCAGCTCGGCAACTACAGGAAGAAGTAG
- the dcn gene encoding decorin isoform X2, translating into MKSACLSLLLVTACWALPFRQSGFLDFMMEDDAGSGVPEVSPEPVNPPVFAMPAMPKCPFRCQCHLRVVQCSDLGLKEVPEDIPDDTILLDLQNNKIAEIKENDFKNLKGLQTLILVNNKISAIHNKALSPLTKLQRLYLSRNALKDMPPNMPKSLQELRIHDNAITKIKKATFQGMSNIIVMELGSNPLNSAGIDEGAFADLKRVSYIRIADTNITEIPKGLPSSLSELHLDANKITKVTAASVQGLKNLAKLGLSDNDISSVENGTMANVPHLRELHLDNNALTSVPSGLADHKYIQVVYLHVNKIAAVGTGDFCPPSINSKKAMYSGISLFSNPVPYWEVQPTTFRCVFQRSAIQLGNYRKK; encoded by the exons ATGAAGTcggcctgtctctctctgcttctggtCACCGCCTGCTGGGCCCTGCCCTTCCGCCAGTCCGGCTTCTTAGACTTCATGATGGAGGACGATGCTGGATCCGGTGTACCTGAGGTGTCCCCTGAACCAGTGAACCCCCCAGTGTTTGCAATGCCTGCAATGCCCAAGTGCCCCTTCAGATGCCAGTGCCACCTGAGAGTGGTCCAATGCTCAGACCTCG GTTTGAAGGAAGTTCCTGAGGATATCCCCGATGATACTAtcctgctggacctgcagaACAACAAGATAGCTGAAATCAAGGAGAATGATTTCAAGAACCTTAAGGGACTCCAA ACTCTGATCCTGGTGAACAACAAGATCAGCGCCATCCACAACAAGGCCCTCAGCCCCCTGACCAAGCTGCAGCGTCTCTACCTGTCCAGGAATGCACTCAAGGACATGCCCCCCAACATGCCCAAGAGCCTGCAGGAGCTGCGCATCCATGACAATGCCATCACCAAGATCAAAAAGGCCACTTTCCAGGGCATGTCCAACATCATCGTCATGG agcTTGGCTCCAACCCTCTGAACAGTGCAGGAATCGACGAAGGCGCTTTTGCCGACCTGAAGAGGGTCTCTTACATCCGAATTGCAGATACCAACATTACAGAGATACCCAAAG GTCTGCCTAGCTCTCTCTCTGAGCTCCATCTGGATGCAAACAAAATCACCAAGGTGACGGCTGCCAGTGTCCAGGGTCTGAAGAACCTGGCCAA ACTTGGCCTGAGCGACAATGACATCAGCTCTGTGGAAAATGGCACAATGGCTAATGTTCCCCACCTGCGGGAGCTGCACCTCGACAACAACGCTCTGACTAGCGTTCCTTCTGGCCTGGCTGACCACAAGTATATCCAG GTGGTCTACCTCCACGTCAACAAGATTGCCGCCGTAGGCACCGGAGACTTCTGTCCTCCCAGCATCAACAGCAAGAAGGCCATGTACTCTGGCATCAGCCTGTTCAGCAACCCCGTGCCTTATTGGGAAGTCCAGCCAACCACCTTCCGCTGCGTCTTCCAGCGTTCTGCCATCCAGCTCGGCAACTACAGGAAGAAGTAG
- the lum gene encoding lumican isoform X1 produces MQPAKTSPLRPIAFFHHCFPIFPFLSPPPLSVFPSVFFSRDFQLLNTTLFLPTGPPAPRTRRERSTGAMCPLRVPLLAALISLALCQYYDYDYQPASILGPSGPNCNQDCDCPISFPSAMYCDSRKLKAVPVVPSGIKYLYLQNNQIDAIKAGVFDNVTDTLRWLILDNNQITNGKIEKGTIDKLTALEKLHVSFNNLTEPVIPPSKSLDELKIMHNMLSKFPGGLLSDKENLTSINLQFNQLTSDAIAGAFTGPKKLFSLDVSHNKLKKLPAGVPSTLVILYADYNDIAGVAAGYLGKLPRLQYLRLSHNKLEDSGIPAGVFNATSLVELDLSFNKLQSIPEINEKLEHLYLQANEINKFDLSSFCKYVTPTDFSHLKHLRLDGNNVTYNSMPPDYVTCLREASDIIFE; encoded by the exons ATGCAGCCTGCTAAAAcctcccccctccgtcccaTTGCTTTTTTCCATCACTGTTTCCCCAtcttcccctttctctctcctccccctctctcagtCTTTCCCTCTGTGTTTTTCTCCAGAGACTTCCAGCTTTTGAACACCACACTGTTCTTACCTACTGGCCCTCCAGCCCCACGCACACGAAGAGAGCGAAGCACAG GAGCCATGTGTCCTCTCCGTGTACCTCTTTTGGCTGCATTGATCAGCCTGGCCCTGTGCCAGTATTATGACTACGACTACCAGCCTGCTTCCATCTTGGGACCCTCAGGGCCCAACTGCAATCAAGATTGCGACTGCCCCATCAGCTTCCCTAGCGCCATGTATTGTGACAGCCGCAAACTGAAGGCTGTTCCCGTCGTCCCATCAGGGATCAAATACCTCTACCTCCAGAACAACCAGATAGATGCGATCAAGGCGGGTGTTTTTGACAACGTAACCGATACCCTCCGCTGGCTGATACTTGACAACAACCAGATTACCAATGGCAAGATCGAAAAGGGCACAATCGACAAACTCACCGCCCTGGAGAAGCTACACGTCAGCTTCAACAACCTGACGGAGCCagtcatccctccatcaaagTCTCTTGATGAGCTGAAGATAATGCACAATATGTTGTCCAAATTCCCTGGGGGACTGCTGTCTGACAAGGAGAATCTGACCTCCATCAATCTCCAGTTCAATCAGCTGACCTCAGATGCCATTGCGGGGGCCTTCACAGGGCCGAAGAAACTGTTTTCTCTGGATGTGAGCCACAACAAGCTGAAGAAGCTGCCTGCTGGAGTCCCCAGCACACTGGTAATCCTCTACGCTGACTACAATGACATTGCGGGTGTGGCGGCAGGATACCTGGGCAAACTGCCCAGGCTTCAGTACCTGAGGCTCTCGCACAACAAGCTTGAGGACTCTGGAATTCCCGCTGGAGTGTTCAATGCAACATCCCTGGTGGAGCTGGACCTGTCCTTTAACAAACTGCAGTCCATCCCTGAGATCAATGAGAAGCTGGAGCATCTCTACCTCCAGGCCAATGAGATTAACA AGTTCGACCTGTCAAGTTTCTGCAAGTACGTCACACCTACCGACTTCTCCCACCTGAAGCACCTGCGCCTCGACGGCAACAACGTGACGTACAACAGCATGCCCCCCGACTACGTCACCTGCCTGCGCGAAGCTTCGGATATCATATTCGAATGA
- the lum gene encoding lumican isoform X2 — MCPLRVPLLAALISLALCQYYDYDYQPASILGPSGPNCNQDCDCPISFPSAMYCDSRKLKAVPVVPSGIKYLYLQNNQIDAIKAGVFDNVTDTLRWLILDNNQITNGKIEKGTIDKLTALEKLHVSFNNLTEPVIPPSKSLDELKIMHNMLSKFPGGLLSDKENLTSINLQFNQLTSDAIAGAFTGPKKLFSLDVSHNKLKKLPAGVPSTLVILYADYNDIAGVAAGYLGKLPRLQYLRLSHNKLEDSGIPAGVFNATSLVELDLSFNKLQSIPEINEKLEHLYLQANEINKFDLSSFCKYVTPTDFSHLKHLRLDGNNVTYNSMPPDYVTCLREASDIIFE; from the exons ATGTGTCCTCTCCGTGTACCTCTTTTGGCTGCATTGATCAGCCTGGCCCTGTGCCAGTATTATGACTACGACTACCAGCCTGCTTCCATCTTGGGACCCTCAGGGCCCAACTGCAATCAAGATTGCGACTGCCCCATCAGCTTCCCTAGCGCCATGTATTGTGACAGCCGCAAACTGAAGGCTGTTCCCGTCGTCCCATCAGGGATCAAATACCTCTACCTCCAGAACAACCAGATAGATGCGATCAAGGCGGGTGTTTTTGACAACGTAACCGATACCCTCCGCTGGCTGATACTTGACAACAACCAGATTACCAATGGCAAGATCGAAAAGGGCACAATCGACAAACTCACCGCCCTGGAGAAGCTACACGTCAGCTTCAACAACCTGACGGAGCCagtcatccctccatcaaagTCTCTTGATGAGCTGAAGATAATGCACAATATGTTGTCCAAATTCCCTGGGGGACTGCTGTCTGACAAGGAGAATCTGACCTCCATCAATCTCCAGTTCAATCAGCTGACCTCAGATGCCATTGCGGGGGCCTTCACAGGGCCGAAGAAACTGTTTTCTCTGGATGTGAGCCACAACAAGCTGAAGAAGCTGCCTGCTGGAGTCCCCAGCACACTGGTAATCCTCTACGCTGACTACAATGACATTGCGGGTGTGGCGGCAGGATACCTGGGCAAACTGCCCAGGCTTCAGTACCTGAGGCTCTCGCACAACAAGCTTGAGGACTCTGGAATTCCCGCTGGAGTGTTCAATGCAACATCCCTGGTGGAGCTGGACCTGTCCTTTAACAAACTGCAGTCCATCCCTGAGATCAATGAGAAGCTGGAGCATCTCTACCTCCAGGCCAATGAGATTAACA AGTTCGACCTGTCAAGTTTCTGCAAGTACGTCACACCTACCGACTTCTCCCACCTGAAGCACCTGCGCCTCGACGGCAACAACGTGACGTACAACAGCATGCCCCCCGACTACGTCACCTGCCTGCGCGAAGCTTCGGATATCATATTCGAATGA